From the genome of Vicia villosa cultivar HV-30 ecotype Madison, WI linkage group LG2, Vvil1.0, whole genome shotgun sequence, one region includes:
- the LOC131653723 gene encoding G-type lectin S-receptor-like serine/threonine-protein kinase At4g03230 isoform X2, whose amino-acid sequence MKTFLLFSLLFWLLYFPLCSARDTLSFGKNISQDSSENLVSIGEKFQLGFFSLPIESEASTTTLKKYLGIWYQNLEPQTVVWIANRNKPIVDSNGVFQISQDGNLVVADASQSYWSTDLEVSSSRNYTVKLLDSGNLVLMDDDHGYLWQSFQHPTDTFLPGMKMDMNLTLSSWKNESDPESGSFVFKQARRGDYSNFIVNNQLQLYWSFDGDNSDKMIHIIRYLLENATSYSLYGKLLNKTVEGDSYYDKSRLLMNSSGEIQFWKWDESINQWFNMWSRPDVCDINNYCGNFSSCNKNNLFPCKCLPGFRPRLSGNNYVGKRFQGCVRKSSMPCISSTATTNNNMMFINLTKIKEGKPDITVFSETEESCQSQCLNMCPTSPCNAYSYNSSYSDRSSNSICGIWTRELPTLQEEQDDGHDFSILVKTSDIESTVKSCGPCGTYIIPYPLSTGPTCGDPMYNKFNCNSLTGQVSFMMQDGKSYRVTLIKEVDRKFYIQTNDSDSDRCDESSSDSYQDDKPSSPFSVTSWCYREDEIELNWAPAPEPLCDKYFGCKSWTHSTCIADRCHCDSKYSWNASSLSCTKESSRNHSTYRMRLIIGIICIVIIILTCIGVLAYVTRNKIAHKFDKVSIRIQESLYDSEKHVKDLIGLGNLEENEGESIEVPYYTFRSIQAATNNFSDSNKLGQGGYGPVYKGIFPGGQDIAIKRLSSVSTQGLQEFKNEVVLIAKLQHRNLVRLRGYCVKRDEKILLYEYMSNKSLDLFIFDRTRTVLLDWKLRFDIILGIARGMLYLHQDSRLRVIHRDLKTGNILLDEEMNPKISDFGLAKIFGGKETEASTERIVGTYGYMAPEYALDGLFSVKSDVFSFGIILLEIISGKKNTGFYQSKETAASLLSYAWRLWTENKLLDLMDMALSESCDHNQFVKCARVGLLCVQDEPGDRPTMSNILTMLDNETSTIPIPTKPTFFMSKHHSCTSSSSKLEISMHFDTSYQVGR is encoded by the exons ATGAAAACCTTTCTTCTGTTTTCCCTTCTTTTCTGGCTGCTATACTTTCCACTATGTTCAGCTAGAGATACTTTGAGCTTTGGCAAGAACATATCTCAAGACAGCTCAGAAAATCTTGTTTCAATTGGCGAAAAATTTCAACTCGGTTTTTTCTCCTTACCAATTGAAAGTGAAGCAAGCACCACAACTCTTAAAAAGTACTTAGGAATATGGTATCAAAATTTGGAGCCACAAACAGTGGTATGGATAGCCAATAGAAACAAGCCTATTGTAGATTCCAATGGAGTTTTTCAAATTTCACAGGATGGAAATCTTGTAGTAGCAGATGCATCACAGAGTTATTGGTCCACAGATTTAGAAGTGTCCTCGTCAAGAAATTATACagtgaagctcttggattctGGAAACCTAGTGCTAATGGATGATGATCATGGTTATTTGTGGCAGAGCTTTCAACATCCAACGGATACATTTCTTCCCGGTATGAAAATGGACATGAATTTAACATTGAGTTCTTGGAAAAACGAGAGCGATCCAGAAAGTGGAAGCTTCGTCTTTAAGCAGGCTCGAAGAGGGGACTATTCAAATTTTATAGTAAACAACCAGTTACAACTTTACTGGTCATTTGATGGAGACAATTCAGATAAGATGATCCATATCATTCGTTACTTGTTGGAAAACGCGACATCCTATTCATTGTATGGCAAGTTATTAAACAAAACCGTCGAAGGAGATTCTTATTATGATAAATCAAGGCTGTTGATGAATTCTAGTGGGGAGATACAATTTTGGAAGTGGGATGAAAGCATTAATCAATGGTTTAACATGTGGTCGCGGCCTGATGTATGTGACATAAATAACTATTGTGGTAACTTTAGCAGCTGCAACAAAAATAATTTGTTTCCATGTAAGTGTTTACCAGGATTCCGTCCCAGGTTGTCGGGTAATAACTACGTTGGAAAACGCTTTCAAGGGTGTGTTAGAAAATCATCAATGCCGTGTATCAGTTCCACTGCCACAACCAACAATAACATGATGTTCATCAACTTAACCAAGATAAAAGAAGGAAAACCAGACATAACAGTCTTTTCAGAGACCGAAGAAAGTTGTCAATCTCAATGTCTCAACATGTGTCCAACCTCCCCGTGCAACGCTTATTCATATAATTCTTCTTATTCTGATCGTAGTAGTAACTCTATATGCGGGATATGGACACGAGAATTGCCTACGCTTCAAGAGGAGCAAGATGATGGCCACGATTTTTCGATCCTAGTCAAGACCTCAGACATAG AATCAACTGTAAAATCATGTGGACCTTGTGGCACATACATAATTCCTTATCCTCTAAGCACCGGGCCAACATGTGGAGACCCTATGTACAACAAGTTCAATTGTAATTCACTGACAGGCCAGGTCAGTTTCATGATGCAAGATGGAAAATCATATCGAGTTACCTTGATTAAAGAAGTGGATAGAAAGTTTTACATCCAAACGAATGATTCTGATTCAGATCGCTGTGATGAATCCAGTTCCGATAGTTATCAAGATGATAAACCTAGTTCACCATTTAGTGTGACTAGTTGGTGTTACAGGGAAGACGAAATAGAACTCAATTGGGCACCAGCACCGGAACCACTTTGTGATAAGTATTTTGGCTGCAAAAGTTGGACTCATTCCACATGCATTGCAGATAGGTGCCACTGTGATTCAAAATATTCGTGGAACGCTTCAAGTTTAAGCTGTACCAAAG AATCATCAAGAAACCATTCTACCTATCGAATGCGATTGATTATTGGAATAATTTGTATAGTCATCATTATCCTAACATGTATAGGAGTGCTTGCTTATGTAACAAGAAACAAAATAGCCCACAAGTTTG ATAAGGTGAGCATTCGAATTCAAGAGAGCTTGTACGACAGTGAAAAACATGTGAAAGATTTGATCGGCTTAGGAAATTTAGAAGAAAATGAAGGTGAAAGCATTGAAGTACCTTATTATACTTTTAGAAGCATTCAAGCCGCTACAAATAATTTTTCAGATTCAAACAAGCTTGGACAAGGAGGTTATGGTCCTGTTTATAAG GGAATATTTCCTGGAGGTCAAGATATTGCTATAAAGAGACTTTCGAGTGTTTCAACTCAAGGCTTGCAAGAATTTAAAAATGAGGTTGTTTTGATTGCAAAACTTCAACATCGAAATCTTGTTAGACTTAGGGGTTATTGCGTTAAAAGAGATGAAAAAATCCTACTATATGAATACATGTCAAACAAGAGCTTGGACTTATTTATATTTG ACCGAACACGAACGGTACTTTTGGATTGGAAATTGCGGTTTGATATTATTTTAGGCATCGCTCGAGGGATGCTTTATCTTCATCAGGACTCAAGATTGAGAGTGATTCATAGAGATCTTAAAACAGGTAACATTCTTTTGGATGAGGAGATGAATCCAAAGATATCAGATTTTGGTCTTGCAAAGATATTTGGGGGGAAAGAGACCGAAGCAAGCACGGAAAGAATAGTGGGAACCTA TGGATATATGGCACCAGAATATGCTTTGGATGGATTGTTTTCAGTTAAATCCGATGTTTTTAGCTTTGGTATAATCCTACTAGAGATTATCAGTGGTAAAAAGAACACAGGTTTCTATCAGTCGAAAGAAACGGCTGCTAGCCTTTTGAGTTAT GCATGGAGATTATGGACAGAGAATAAGCTTCTGGATTTAATGGACATGGCTCTAAGTGAATCTTGTGATCATAATCAATTTGTTAAGTGTGCGCGTGTTGGGCTCTTATGCGTGCAAGATGAACCAGGTGATCGACCTACCATGTCAAATATTTTAACAATGCTCGATAATGAGACTTCAACCATCCCAATTCCAACAAAACCAACATTTTTCATGAGCAAACACCATTCTTGCACTTCTTCTTCTAGCAAATTAGAAATAAGTATGCATTTTGATACCAGTTATCAAGTAGGTCGATAG
- the LOC131653723 gene encoding G-type lectin S-receptor-like serine/threonine-protein kinase At4g03230 isoform X1, translating to MKTFLLFSLLFWLLYFPLCSARDTLSFGKNISQDSSENLVSIGEKFQLGFFSLPIESEASTTTLKKYLGIWYQNLEPQTVVWIANRNKPIVDSNGVFQISQDGNLVVADASQSYWSTDLEVSSSRNYTVKLLDSGNLVLMDDDHGYLWQSFQHPTDTFLPGMKMDMNLTLSSWKNESDPESGSFVFKQARRGDYSNFIVNNQLQLYWSFDGDNSDKMIHIIRYLLENATSYSLYGKLLNKTVEGDSYYDKSRLLMNSSGEIQFWKWDESINQWFNMWSRPDVCDINNYCGNFSSCNKNNLFPCKCLPGFRPRLSGNNYVGKRFQGCVRKSSMPCISSTATTNNNMMFINLTKIKEGKPDITVFSETEESCQSQCLNMCPTSPCNAYSYNSSYSDRSSNSICGIWTRELPTLQEEQDDGHDFSILVKTSDIESTVKSCGPCGTYIIPYPLSTGPTCGDPMYNKFNCNSLTGQVSFMMQDGKSYRVTLIKEVDRKFYIQTNDSDSDRCDESSSDSYQDDKPSSPFSVTSWCYREDEIELNWAPAPEPLCDKYFGCKSWTHSTCIADRCHCDSKYSWNASSLSCTKESSRNHSTYRMRLIIGIICIVIIILTCIGVLAYVTRNKIAHKFDKVSIRIQESLYDSEKHVKDLIGLGNLEENEGESIEVPYYTFRSIQAATNNFSDSNKLGQGGYGPVYKVIGSVNFTLSQSKYRYYAKFSHDIWIVFIQGIFPGGQDIAIKRLSSVSTQGLQEFKNEVVLIAKLQHRNLVRLRGYCVKRDEKILLYEYMSNKSLDLFIFDRTRTVLLDWKLRFDIILGIARGMLYLHQDSRLRVIHRDLKTGNILLDEEMNPKISDFGLAKIFGGKETEASTERIVGTYGYMAPEYALDGLFSVKSDVFSFGIILLEIISGKKNTGFYQSKETAASLLSYAWRLWTENKLLDLMDMALSESCDHNQFVKCARVGLLCVQDEPGDRPTMSNILTMLDNETSTIPIPTKPTFFMSKHHSCTSSSSKLEISMHFDTSYQVGR from the exons ATGAAAACCTTTCTTCTGTTTTCCCTTCTTTTCTGGCTGCTATACTTTCCACTATGTTCAGCTAGAGATACTTTGAGCTTTGGCAAGAACATATCTCAAGACAGCTCAGAAAATCTTGTTTCAATTGGCGAAAAATTTCAACTCGGTTTTTTCTCCTTACCAATTGAAAGTGAAGCAAGCACCACAACTCTTAAAAAGTACTTAGGAATATGGTATCAAAATTTGGAGCCACAAACAGTGGTATGGATAGCCAATAGAAACAAGCCTATTGTAGATTCCAATGGAGTTTTTCAAATTTCACAGGATGGAAATCTTGTAGTAGCAGATGCATCACAGAGTTATTGGTCCACAGATTTAGAAGTGTCCTCGTCAAGAAATTATACagtgaagctcttggattctGGAAACCTAGTGCTAATGGATGATGATCATGGTTATTTGTGGCAGAGCTTTCAACATCCAACGGATACATTTCTTCCCGGTATGAAAATGGACATGAATTTAACATTGAGTTCTTGGAAAAACGAGAGCGATCCAGAAAGTGGAAGCTTCGTCTTTAAGCAGGCTCGAAGAGGGGACTATTCAAATTTTATAGTAAACAACCAGTTACAACTTTACTGGTCATTTGATGGAGACAATTCAGATAAGATGATCCATATCATTCGTTACTTGTTGGAAAACGCGACATCCTATTCATTGTATGGCAAGTTATTAAACAAAACCGTCGAAGGAGATTCTTATTATGATAAATCAAGGCTGTTGATGAATTCTAGTGGGGAGATACAATTTTGGAAGTGGGATGAAAGCATTAATCAATGGTTTAACATGTGGTCGCGGCCTGATGTATGTGACATAAATAACTATTGTGGTAACTTTAGCAGCTGCAACAAAAATAATTTGTTTCCATGTAAGTGTTTACCAGGATTCCGTCCCAGGTTGTCGGGTAATAACTACGTTGGAAAACGCTTTCAAGGGTGTGTTAGAAAATCATCAATGCCGTGTATCAGTTCCACTGCCACAACCAACAATAACATGATGTTCATCAACTTAACCAAGATAAAAGAAGGAAAACCAGACATAACAGTCTTTTCAGAGACCGAAGAAAGTTGTCAATCTCAATGTCTCAACATGTGTCCAACCTCCCCGTGCAACGCTTATTCATATAATTCTTCTTATTCTGATCGTAGTAGTAACTCTATATGCGGGATATGGACACGAGAATTGCCTACGCTTCAAGAGGAGCAAGATGATGGCCACGATTTTTCGATCCTAGTCAAGACCTCAGACATAG AATCAACTGTAAAATCATGTGGACCTTGTGGCACATACATAATTCCTTATCCTCTAAGCACCGGGCCAACATGTGGAGACCCTATGTACAACAAGTTCAATTGTAATTCACTGACAGGCCAGGTCAGTTTCATGATGCAAGATGGAAAATCATATCGAGTTACCTTGATTAAAGAAGTGGATAGAAAGTTTTACATCCAAACGAATGATTCTGATTCAGATCGCTGTGATGAATCCAGTTCCGATAGTTATCAAGATGATAAACCTAGTTCACCATTTAGTGTGACTAGTTGGTGTTACAGGGAAGACGAAATAGAACTCAATTGGGCACCAGCACCGGAACCACTTTGTGATAAGTATTTTGGCTGCAAAAGTTGGACTCATTCCACATGCATTGCAGATAGGTGCCACTGTGATTCAAAATATTCGTGGAACGCTTCAAGTTTAAGCTGTACCAAAG AATCATCAAGAAACCATTCTACCTATCGAATGCGATTGATTATTGGAATAATTTGTATAGTCATCATTATCCTAACATGTATAGGAGTGCTTGCTTATGTAACAAGAAACAAAATAGCCCACAAGTTTG ATAAGGTGAGCATTCGAATTCAAGAGAGCTTGTACGACAGTGAAAAACATGTGAAAGATTTGATCGGCTTAGGAAATTTAGAAGAAAATGAAGGTGAAAGCATTGAAGTACCTTATTATACTTTTAGAAGCATTCAAGCCGCTACAAATAATTTTTCAGATTCAAACAAGCTTGGACAAGGAGGTTATGGTCCTGTTTATAAGGTGATTGGTTCAGTTAACTTTACTCTCTCGCAATCAAAATATCGATATTATGCAAAATTTTCTCATGATATTTGGATTGTTTTTATTCAGGGAATATTTCCTGGAGGTCAAGATATTGCTATAAAGAGACTTTCGAGTGTTTCAACTCAAGGCTTGCAAGAATTTAAAAATGAGGTTGTTTTGATTGCAAAACTTCAACATCGAAATCTTGTTAGACTTAGGGGTTATTGCGTTAAAAGAGATGAAAAAATCCTACTATATGAATACATGTCAAACAAGAGCTTGGACTTATTTATATTTG ACCGAACACGAACGGTACTTTTGGATTGGAAATTGCGGTTTGATATTATTTTAGGCATCGCTCGAGGGATGCTTTATCTTCATCAGGACTCAAGATTGAGAGTGATTCATAGAGATCTTAAAACAGGTAACATTCTTTTGGATGAGGAGATGAATCCAAAGATATCAGATTTTGGTCTTGCAAAGATATTTGGGGGGAAAGAGACCGAAGCAAGCACGGAAAGAATAGTGGGAACCTA TGGATATATGGCACCAGAATATGCTTTGGATGGATTGTTTTCAGTTAAATCCGATGTTTTTAGCTTTGGTATAATCCTACTAGAGATTATCAGTGGTAAAAAGAACACAGGTTTCTATCAGTCGAAAGAAACGGCTGCTAGCCTTTTGAGTTAT GCATGGAGATTATGGACAGAGAATAAGCTTCTGGATTTAATGGACATGGCTCTAAGTGAATCTTGTGATCATAATCAATTTGTTAAGTGTGCGCGTGTTGGGCTCTTATGCGTGCAAGATGAACCAGGTGATCGACCTACCATGTCAAATATTTTAACAATGCTCGATAATGAGACTTCAACCATCCCAATTCCAACAAAACCAACATTTTTCATGAGCAAACACCATTCTTGCACTTCTTCTTCTAGCAAATTAGAAATAAGTATGCATTTTGATACCAGTTATCAAGTAGGTCGATAG